Proteins from a single region of Phycisphaeraceae bacterium D3-23:
- a CDS encoding DHH family phosphoesterase, whose protein sequence is MPDYTSNLDLAQAAALLKDERGSICVLTHTKPDGDAAGSVVALVTALRAMGKNARGLLVEPILPSLEPLAQTPGIDLYDTERTLPAADRFVIVDTGAWSQIGPLAALVKPRVRATLILDHHLAGDIDAGYKFIDSTAAAAAEIVAELIPLLVDAKSLPPDTKQTIHEALFTGIASDTGWFKFSNATPRTLRLAADLLEDGVDHADLYGRLEQCERVEKLALLIRAVGSLQLLADGRAAVMTLRCADFEETGARPEETERLIDIPQQVGTIQVIALISEVRTPEGAQTRISFRSKHAPDAVNVSELAGQFGGGGHARAAGARLDEPVDAVAPRIIEAITRAVQITSHTPDG, encoded by the coding sequence TTGCCCGACTACACCTCGAATCTTGACCTCGCCCAGGCCGCCGCGCTGCTCAAAGACGAGCGCGGATCGATCTGCGTCTTGACGCACACCAAGCCCGACGGCGACGCGGCCGGCTCCGTCGTCGCGCTGGTCACCGCGCTGCGGGCGATGGGCAAGAACGCACGCGGGCTGCTGGTCGAGCCCATCCTGCCGTCGCTCGAACCCCTCGCGCAGACGCCGGGCATCGACCTCTACGACACCGAGCGCACGCTGCCCGCCGCCGACCGCTTCGTGATTGTCGATACCGGCGCCTGGTCGCAGATCGGGCCGCTCGCCGCGCTGGTCAAGCCCCGTGTCCGGGCGACACTGATCCTTGACCACCACCTGGCCGGCGATATCGATGCGGGCTACAAGTTCATCGACTCGACCGCCGCCGCCGCCGCCGAGATCGTCGCCGAGCTGATCCCGCTGCTGGTGGACGCGAAATCCCTGCCCCCCGACACGAAACAGACGATCCACGAGGCGCTCTTCACCGGCATCGCCTCCGACACCGGGTGGTTCAAGTTCTCCAACGCCACGCCCCGCACCCTCCGCCTCGCCGCCGACCTGCTCGAAGACGGCGTCGACCACGCCGACCTCTACGGCCGACTGGAACAGTGCGAACGCGTCGAGAAGCTCGCGCTCCTCATCCGCGCCGTCGGTTCGCTCCAGCTCCTGGCCGACGGCCGGGCCGCGGTGATGACGCTGCGCTGCGCCGACTTCGAGGAGACCGGCGCAAGGCCCGAAGAGACCGAACGCCTCATCGACATCCCCCAGCAGGTCGGCACGATCCAGGTCATCGCACTCATCAGCGAGGTCCGCACCCCCGAGGGCGCCCAGACCCGGATCAGCTTCCGCAGCAAGCACGCCCCTGACGCGGTCAACGTCTCCGAGCTCGCCGGTCAGTTCGGCGGGGGTGGCCACGCCCGCGCGGCGGGGGCCCGGCTGGATGAGCCCGTCGATGCCGTCGCCCCACGGATCATCGAAGCGATCACCCGGGCGGTGCAGATCACGTCTCATACGCCTGACGGTTGA
- a CDS encoding bifunctional riboflavin kinase/FMN adenylyltransferase, with protein sequence MSPKNIITVGNFDGVHLGHQAIVRAARERAGPIDGCGVLAVTFDPPPIAVLKPRGAPLQVASLADRERWLRAAGADRVEVLTPDPAMLGLSAQAFIERLVADHGAVGFVEGEDFRFGKGRGGDMAVLRAMGDAHGFAVHTLGRLEAPLSDGTNAPVSSSLVRGLIGRGRVEDTAVCLGRPWEVTGLVVKGEQRGRTINIPTANLDPACYTGLVVPMDGVYAGAATLDDGTLYPAAISVGNKPTFGGQVQTIEAHLVGFTPDNPDALYGRPMTLRFARWVREQYPFANADELVTQLRRDIDQAQAWHRDAARQPS encoded by the coding sequence TTGAGCCCGAAGAACATCATCACGGTCGGCAACTTCGACGGTGTCCACCTCGGGCACCAGGCGATCGTGCGTGCCGCGCGCGAGCGGGCGGGCCCGATCGACGGCTGCGGCGTACTGGCGGTGACGTTTGACCCGCCGCCGATCGCGGTGCTCAAGCCGCGGGGCGCGCCGCTGCAGGTCGCATCGCTGGCGGACCGCGAGCGCTGGCTGCGCGCGGCCGGGGCCGACCGGGTCGAAGTGCTCACGCCCGACCCGGCGATGCTGGGGCTGAGCGCCCAGGCGTTTATCGAGCGTCTCGTGGCCGATCACGGCGCGGTCGGTTTCGTCGAGGGCGAAGACTTCCGCTTCGGCAAGGGGCGCGGCGGCGACATGGCGGTGCTGCGCGCCATGGGCGATGCACACGGCTTCGCCGTCCACACGCTGGGCCGTCTCGAAGCGCCCCTGAGCGACGGGACCAACGCCCCGGTGAGCAGCTCGCTGGTGCGCGGGCTGATCGGGCGCGGCCGTGTCGAAGATACGGCGGTCTGCCTGGGTCGGCCGTGGGAAGTGACGGGCCTGGTCGTCAAGGGCGAGCAGCGCGGCCGGACGATCAACATCCCCACCGCGAACCTCGACCCCGCCTGCTACACGGGGCTCGTCGTGCCCATGGACGGCGTCTACGCCGGGGCCGCGACGCTCGACGACGGCACCCTCTACCCTGCGGCAATCAGCGTAGGCAACAAGCCCACGTTCGGCGGGCAGGTACAGACGATCGAGGCGCACCTCGTTGGGTTTACGCCGGATAATCCGGATGCACTATACGGCCGGCCGATGACCTTACGCTTTGCCCGATGGGTCCGTGAGCAGTACCCTTTCGCAAATGCCGATGAACTGGTGACTCAGCTTCGGCGCGATATCGACCAGGCCCAGGCCTGGCACCGCGACGCGGCGCGGCAGCCGTCCTAG
- the dcd gene encoding dCTP deaminase, with protein MPVLSDHQIRDALAVEPFEPAVKREGKISYGVSSYGYDVRVGSLFKIFTNAPLDGGASIVDPKKFDDRNFVTVDTDTTGKDHVIIPPNSFALCETVETFRIPRDVLVICVGKSTYARCGIIVNVTPLEPEWRGKVTIEISNTTPLPAKIYAHEGIAQMIFLRAEKPCEISYADKNGKYQDQSGLVLPKVD; from the coding sequence GTGCCCGTACTTAGCGACCACCAGATCCGCGACGCCCTTGCCGTCGAGCCCTTCGAGCCCGCCGTGAAACGTGAGGGCAAGATCTCCTACGGCGTGTCGAGCTACGGCTACGACGTCCGCGTCGGATCGCTCTTCAAGATCTTCACCAACGCGCCGCTCGACGGCGGCGCTTCGATCGTCGACCCCAAAAAATTCGACGACCGAAACTTCGTCACTGTCGACACCGACACGACCGGCAAGGACCACGTCATCATCCCGCCCAACAGCTTCGCGCTGTGCGAGACGGTCGAGACCTTCCGCATCCCGCGCGATGTGCTCGTGATTTGTGTCGGCAAGAGCACCTACGCCCGCTGCGGCATTATCGTGAACGTGACGCCGCTCGAGCCCGAGTGGCGCGGCAAGGTGACGATCGAGATCAGCAACACGACCCCGCTGCCCGCAAAAATATACGCCCACGAGGGCATCGCGCAGATGATCTTCCTGCGGGCCGAGAAGCCGTGCGAGATCAGCTACGCGGACAAGAACGGGAAGTACCAGGACCAGTCGGGTCTGGTGCTGCCGAAGGTGGATTGA
- a CDS encoding TetR/AcrR family transcriptional regulator — translation MNDAGCASPDQHTVLKLAGVSPSPPTVLPGVASAAGSDPPDQPKKPPTCLDESQVLDATARVLREKGYDGATIRAIARQLDCAVGSIYRYFPDKRALLDGVCQRRFASVADHAELRSGVRTSVLMYARVASEQPELYRLMFWLASVGKQQLGEAVPAVVRRVIAGWAESLNDQARAKALWAQLHGLIMLGLTPEQAVTMLDLPGAPRQEAVASEIVRSQDSDTATAAVGQAAQAAARISGAEDLTLL, via the coding sequence ATGAATGACGCAGGATGCGCCAGCCCCGATCAACACACCGTGCTCAAGCTCGCCGGTGTTTCCCCGTCCCCGCCGACCGTTTTGCCGGGCGTTGCCTCGGCTGCGGGAAGCGATCCCCCTGACCAGCCCAAGAAGCCGCCGACGTGCCTCGACGAGTCGCAGGTGCTTGATGCCACTGCGCGTGTGCTGCGCGAGAAGGGCTACGACGGCGCGACGATCCGCGCCATCGCGCGTCAGCTCGACTGCGCGGTGGGCTCGATCTACCGGTATTTCCCGGATAAACGGGCCCTGCTCGACGGCGTGTGTCAGCGGCGTTTCGCGTCGGTGGCCGACCACGCAGAGCTGCGCAGCGGCGTTCGGACCTCGGTCCTGATGTACGCCCGGGTCGCGTCCGAACAGCCCGAGCTGTACCGGCTGATGTTCTGGCTCGCCAGCGTCGGCAAGCAGCAGCTGGGCGAGGCGGTGCCCGCGGTCGTTCGGCGAGTCATCGCCGGCTGGGCGGAGTCGCTCAACGACCAGGCCCGCGCCAAGGCGCTGTGGGCGCAGCTCCACGGCCTCATCATGCTCGGACTTACCCCGGAGCAGGCGGTGACGATGCTCGACCTGCCCGGTGCGCCGAGGCAGGAAGCGGTTGCGTCTGAGATTGTGCGATCGCAAGACAGCGACACCGCAACAGCCGCGGTAGGCCAGGCCGCTCAGGCGGCTGCGCGCATCTCGGGTGCCGAAGACCTGACGCTGTTGTAG
- a CDS encoding arylsulfatase, whose protein sequence is MLMDGCRLAVCFALALVLAAAAAAQDTPNVIIIYADDIGYGDFGCYGGTIPTPNVDALAEQGLRFTNGYCPSATCTPSRFAMLTGMYAFRQQGTGIARGDAAMVIAPGSPTVASLMQDAGYVTGVVGKWHLGLGSRQDPVDWNGEITPAPLDIGFDYQFIMAATGDRVPCVYIEGRHVVGLDPDDPIRVRYGGQNFPGEPDGRRDRDTLVMDWSHGHNAAVVNRVGRIGYMTGGAAALWDDEAMADDFTTKALDFIEDNQDAPFFLYFATHDNHVPRLPHPRFAGVSGQGPRGDSIVQFDWCVGQVMQKLETLGLTEDTLIILTSDNGPVLDDGYKDQANELLGDHTPSGPLRGGKYSLFEGGTRVPFIVSWPGTVEPGVSDALVSQVDFGASFAAMTGQTLEAVQCPDSADVLAALLGRSEIGRDHIIEHAGRIAIRIGHWKYIPPGRTREGLGPWRRAELPEPGGLYNLAEDPGETTNLADEHPDRVRTMRERLEAIREAPVAR, encoded by the coding sequence ATGCTGATGGATGGCTGTCGTCTCGCTGTTTGTTTCGCGCTGGCGCTCGTCCTCGCGGCAGCGGCTGCGGCCCAAGACACGCCCAACGTCATCATCATCTACGCCGACGACATCGGCTACGGCGACTTCGGGTGCTACGGCGGGACGATCCCGACACCGAACGTCGACGCGCTCGCCGAGCAGGGGCTGCGCTTCACCAACGGCTACTGCCCGTCGGCGACCTGCACGCCCAGCCGGTTCGCGATGCTCACGGGGATGTACGCCTTCCGCCAGCAGGGCACGGGCATCGCGCGCGGCGACGCGGCCATGGTCATCGCGCCGGGCAGCCCGACCGTCGCTTCCCTCATGCAGGACGCGGGCTACGTGACCGGCGTCGTGGGCAAGTGGCACCTCGGGCTGGGCTCGCGCCAGGACCCCGTCGACTGGAACGGCGAGATCACCCCCGCCCCGCTCGACATCGGGTTCGACTACCAGTTCATCATGGCCGCGACGGGCGACCGTGTGCCCTGCGTCTACATCGAGGGGCGACACGTCGTCGGGCTCGACCCCGACGACCCGATCCGCGTCCGCTACGGCGGGCAAAACTTCCCCGGCGAGCCCGACGGGCGGCGCGACCGCGACACCCTGGTCATGGACTGGTCCCACGGCCACAACGCCGCTGTGGTTAATCGCGTCGGTCGCATCGGCTACATGACCGGCGGCGCGGCGGCGCTCTGGGACGACGAGGCGATGGCCGACGACTTCACCACCAAGGCGCTCGACTTTATAGAGGACAATCAAGACGCCCCGTTCTTCCTCTACTTCGCGACGCACGACAACCACGTCCCGCGCCTGCCCCACCCGCGCTTCGCCGGCGTCTCGGGCCAGGGCCCGCGCGGCGACTCGATTGTGCAGTTCGACTGGTGCGTGGGCCAGGTGATGCAGAAACTCGAAACGCTCGGGCTCACTGAGGACACGCTCATCATCCTCACCAGCGACAACGGCCCGGTGCTCGACGACGGCTACAAGGACCAGGCCAACGAGTTATTGGGCGACCACACGCCGTCGGGCCCGCTGCGCGGCGGGAAGTACTCGCTGTTTGAGGGCGGGACGCGTGTGCCGTTCATCGTGAGCTGGCCCGGAACCGTCGAGCCCGGTGTGAGCGACGCGCTGGTGAGTCAGGTGGATTTCGGCGCATCATTCGCGGCGATGACGGGGCAGACGCTCGAGGCTGTCCAGTGCCCCGACAGCGCGGATGTGCTTGCCGCACTGCTGGGTCGGTCCGAGATCGGCCGGGACCACATCATCGAACACGCGGGTCGGATCGCGATCCGCATCGGCCACTGGAAATACATCCCGCCCGGCCGAACCCGCGAGGGGCTCGGCCCGTGGCGCCGCGCCGAGCTCCCCGAGCCCGGCGGGCTGTACAACCTGGCCGAAGACCCCGGCGAGACGACGAACCTCGCCGACGAACACCCCGACCGCGTCCGCACGATGCGCGAGCGGCTTGAGGCGATCCGCGAAGCGCCGGTCGCGCGGTAA
- the ilvD gene encoding dihydroxy-acid dehydratase, with translation MPDHPLNRYSSRITQPKSQGASQAMLSATGLTPADMDKPQVGIAACWYEGNPCNMHLNDLAAKVREGVVQAGMVGMRFNTIGVSDGISMGTDGMSFSLQSRDLIADSIETVMGAQWYDALVALPGCDKNMPGTVIAMGRLNRPSIMVYGGTIKPGCTTLQGKEEKLDVVSAFQSYGQSLAGTITEDERQSIVAKSCPGAGACGGMYTANTMSSAIEMLGLSLPYSSCTPAEDDEKHDECARAGHAIWRLLELDLKPRDIVTRASFENAMVLITALGGSTNAVLHLIAMAHAFDIELTIDDFLAVSKRIPLLADLKPSGKYVMEELHSVGGVPAVMKYLLHEGLIDGNQMSVTGKTIAENLETLDDLKKNQDIIHPVEAPLKATGHISILKGNLAPGGAVGKITGKQGLAFTGPARVYDSEEGMLAGLEQGKIKSGDVIVIRYEGPTGGPGMPEMLTPTSALAGAGFLDDVALITDGRFSGGSHGFIIGHVVPEAQEGGPIALVQDGDSITIDDANHTISVDVGDDELVKRKSGWTQPAYKASRGTLWKYIKCVQDASQGCITDG, from the coding sequence ATGCCCGACCACCCCCTCAACAGATACTCCTCCCGCATCACCCAGCCCAAGAGCCAGGGCGCGAGCCAGGCGATGCTCAGCGCGACCGGGCTGACGCCCGCCGATATGGACAAGCCGCAGGTCGGCATCGCGGCGTGCTGGTACGAGGGCAACCCGTGCAACATGCACCTCAACGACCTGGCGGCGAAGGTGCGCGAGGGCGTTGTGCAGGCGGGCATGGTCGGGATGCGGTTTAACACGATCGGCGTGTCGGACGGCATCTCGATGGGCACCGATGGCATGTCGTTCTCGCTCCAGTCGCGCGACCTGATCGCCGACTCGATCGAGACGGTGATGGGCGCACAGTGGTACGACGCGCTGGTCGCGCTGCCGGGCTGCGACAAGAACATGCCCGGCACGGTGATCGCGATGGGCCGACTCAATCGGCCGTCCATCATGGTCTACGGCGGGACGATCAAGCCCGGCTGCACGACGCTCCAGGGCAAGGAAGAAAAGCTCGACGTCGTCAGCGCGTTCCAGTCGTACGGCCAGTCGCTGGCCGGCACGATCACCGAGGACGAACGCCAGTCGATCGTCGCCAAATCCTGCCCCGGCGCGGGGGCATGCGGCGGGATGTACACGGCCAACACAATGTCCAGCGCGATCGAGATGCTCGGGCTCTCGCTGCCCTATTCGTCGTGTACTCCGGCCGAGGACGACGAGAAGCATGACGAGTGCGCCCGCGCGGGCCATGCCATCTGGCGTCTACTTGAACTGGACCTCAAGCCGCGCGACATCGTGACGCGCGCCTCGTTCGAGAACGCGATGGTGCTCATCACAGCGCTGGGCGGATCGACCAACGCCGTGCTGCACCTGATCGCGATGGCGCACGCGTTTGACATCGAGTTGACGATCGACGACTTCCTCGCGGTCAGCAAGCGCATCCCGCTGCTCGCGGACTTGAAGCCCTCGGGCAAGTACGTGATGGAAGAGTTACACAGTGTCGGCGGCGTGCCGGCCGTGATGAAGTACTTGCTCCACGAGGGCTTGATCGACGGCAACCAGATGAGCGTGACGGGCAAGACGATCGCGGAAAACCTCGAAACACTCGACGACCTGAAGAAAAACCAGGACATCATCCACCCCGTCGAGGCCCCGCTCAAAGCGACCGGCCACATCAGCATCCTCAAGGGCAACCTCGCGCCCGGCGGCGCGGTCGGCAAGATCACCGGCAAGCAGGGGCTCGCCTTCACCGGCCCGGCCCGCGTCTACGACAGCGAGGAAGGCATGCTCGCCGGCCTGGAGCAGGGCAAGATCAAGAGCGGCGACGTCATCGTCATCCGCTACGAAGGCCCCACCGGCGGGCCGGGCATGCCCGAGATGCTCACGCCGACCAGCGCGCTCGCGGGCGCCGGCTTCCTCGACGACGTCGCGCTCATCACCGACGGTCGATTCTCCGGCGGCAGCCACGGCTTCATCATCGGCCATGTCGTCCCCGAAGCGCAGGAAGGCGGCCCGATCGCCCTCGTGCAGGATGGCGATTCGATCACCATCGACGACGCGAACCACACGATCAGCGTCGATGTCGGCGACGACGAGCTAGTAAAACGCAAGTCGGGCTGGACCCAGCCCGCGTACAAGGCCAGCCGGGGTACGCTGTGGAAGTACATCAAGTGCGTGCAAGATGCTTCGCAGGGGTGTATCACGGACGGGTAG
- a CDS encoding prepilin-type N-terminal cleavage/methylation domain-containing protein has protein sequence MRRRAFTLIELLVVISIIALLIAILLPALGSARQAAKMTQCQSNLKQFAVGWAAFSTDNKDAIIGAEDYLDIHANGIGPDITGFTPRNNWVQRQDRSGSPTEFRSDLERGAMWDYMQEAEDVYLCPSDTRDYIRSYSINNFLNGWIPGWTGGMIDPAREGDLIPKPTETFLMLDEADPRGAVINSYEGTAWGSSQQYTWSDWPVDFHFTGTPLSFADGHVEFYRVVDPQTLAISSFGVNLPGNRDWEYFADHRNPGRPGNP, from the coding sequence ATGCGACGCCGCGCCTTTACCCTCATCGAACTCCTGGTCGTGATTTCCATCATCGCGCTGCTGATCGCGATCCTCCTGCCCGCGCTGGGCTCGGCACGCCAGGCCGCGAAGATGACCCAGTGCCAGTCCAACCTTAAACAGTTTGCGGTCGGCTGGGCGGCGTTCTCCACCGACAACAAGGACGCGATCATCGGTGCCGAGGACTACCTCGACATCCACGCCAACGGGATCGGCCCCGACATCACCGGCTTCACACCGCGCAACAACTGGGTGCAGCGGCAGGACCGCTCGGGATCGCCCACCGAGTTCCGCAGCGACCTCGAGCGCGGCGCGATGTGGGACTACATGCAGGAGGCGGAAGATGTCTACCTCTGCCCCTCCGACACACGTGACTACATCCGCAGCTACTCGATCAACAACTTCCTCAACGGCTGGATCCCCGGCTGGACCGGCGGGATGATCGACCCGGCCCGCGAGGGGGACCTGATCCCCAAGCCGACCGAGACCTTCCTCATGCTCGACGAGGCCGACCCGCGCGGCGCGGTGATCAACAGCTACGAGGGCACCGCCTGGGGCTCTAGCCAGCAGTACACTTGGAGCGACTGGCCTGTCGACTTCCACTTCACCGGCACTCCCCTGAGCTTCGCCGACGGGCACGTCGAGTTCTACCGCGTGGTGGACCCGCAGACGCTGGCGATCTCGTCCTTCGGTGTCAACCTGCCGGGCAACCGCGACTGGGAATACTTCGCCGACCACCGCAACCCCGGCCGCCCGGGCAACCCGTGA
- a CDS encoding c-type cytochrome, whose product MKHTLVSALDTTARSAAIAFMIGIPLVNIVGCGGGSERGKDGPADDNADTSEVEEAIVEPDAPVNPRADLGVAVPPGFQAEVLYDVPGETQGSWVALAAGPGNTLFAADQYGEVYRVTPAPVGEYETDTQVESLGLNLGGAQGLCWAFDSLYVMVSGKGMFRVTDSDGDGTLDQSDHVLPIMQGGGEHGQHAIIVSHDGESLIVCCGNHIDLPPITSSRVPQVWGEDHLLKREWDANGHAAGKLAPGGFILEVSPDGSDVELISIGYRNQYDIALNRAGELFTYDADMEWDMGAPWYRPTRVCHAVSGSEFGWRSGTGKWPTYYPDSLPPVVDIGPGSPTGVVFGTGAAFPHAYQDALFILDWTFGTMYALHLSPDGATYGAEVEEFVASKPLPLTDAVIGEDGAMYFATGGRRTQSRLYRVHYFGVRDTSPAPAPPAPSAEAKLRHQLEALHTADAPAEAIDTLWPALGHKDRFVRYAARTALEHQPIERWRQRALDETNPAASIEALLALARLGSADDQPALVTAALRLEDESLSPQQRLSLLRVYQLAFIRLAPPDASQKQTMIDAIDPRFPSNHADVNAELARLLIYLESPNVIDKSLALMTAPGSPQPPNWAHLVARSDQYGGAIGQMLHNPPPTRKLNFAFMLRNLQTGWTEAQRRSYFLWLNRAMRADGGNSYRGFVDQIQQQALDACPPAQRAAMDAYIATLPNPDANDPPPGAPLGPGRAWTTAEAVNAVEGKLTGRSFERGAELYQSALCAQCHRFAGDGGAIGPDLSTVSGTYSLSDLITHIVEPSRDITDQYAQSIVTLNNGEERVGRIVLQNDELVRIATSNTDLSQTMDLPRGDIASIVFSPVSPMQTGLVDPMNPDELRDLIAYLMSAGDADHAMFAE is encoded by the coding sequence GTGAAGCACACTCTGGTCAGTGCCTTGGACACCACCGCGCGCAGCGCTGCCATCGCATTCATGATCGGCATCCCGCTAGTCAACATCGTCGGCTGCGGCGGCGGCTCTGAGCGCGGCAAAGATGGGCCCGCCGACGATAACGCCGACACCTCCGAGGTCGAAGAGGCCATCGTCGAGCCCGACGCGCCGGTAAACCCGCGTGCAGACCTTGGTGTCGCGGTGCCGCCGGGCTTCCAAGCCGAGGTGCTCTACGACGTCCCGGGCGAGACCCAGGGGTCGTGGGTCGCGCTCGCGGCGGGTCCGGGGAACACGCTCTTCGCGGCCGACCAGTACGGCGAGGTCTACCGGGTCACCCCCGCACCTGTCGGCGAATACGAAACGGATACACAGGTCGAGTCCCTCGGGCTCAACCTCGGCGGGGCGCAGGGGCTGTGCTGGGCGTTCGATTCGCTTTACGTCATGGTGTCGGGCAAGGGCATGTTCCGCGTGACCGACAGCGACGGCGACGGCACGCTCGACCAGTCCGATCACGTGCTGCCGATCATGCAGGGCGGCGGCGAGCACGGCCAGCACGCCATCATCGTGTCGCACGACGGCGAATCGCTCATCGTCTGCTGCGGCAACCACATCGACCTGCCGCCGATCACGAGCAGTCGCGTCCCGCAGGTCTGGGGCGAAGACCACCTCTTGAAGCGCGAGTGGGACGCCAACGGCCACGCCGCGGGCAAGCTCGCCCCCGGCGGGTTCATCCTCGAAGTCAGCCCCGACGGCAGCGATGTCGAGCTCATCAGTATCGGCTACCGCAATCAGTACGACATCGCGCTCAACCGCGCGGGCGAACTGTTCACCTACGACGCGGACATGGAGTGGGACATGGGCGCGCCGTGGTATCGGCCGACGCGCGTGTGCCACGCCGTAAGCGGCAGCGAGTTCGGCTGGCGCAGCGGCACGGGCAAGTGGCCGACCTACTACCCCGACTCGCTCCCGCCGGTGGTCGATATCGGCCCGGGCTCGCCGACGGGTGTCGTGTTCGGCACCGGCGCAGCCTTCCCACACGCCTACCAAGACGCGCTGTTCATCCTCGACTGGACCTTCGGCACAATGTACGCCCTGCACCTTTCGCCCGACGGCGCGACCTACGGCGCCGAGGTCGAAGAGTTTGTCGCGTCCAAGCCACTCCCGCTGACCGATGCGGTGATCGGTGAGGACGGCGCAATGTACTTCGCCACCGGCGGCCGACGGACCCAGTCCCGCCTCTACCGCGTCCACTACTTCGGCGTCCGCGATACCTCTCCGGCTCCTGCACCGCCCGCGCCTTCGGCCGAGGCGAAGCTGCGCCATCAGCTCGAAGCGCTCCATACCGCCGACGCCCCCGCCGAGGCGATCGACACGCTCTGGCCCGCGCTGGGCCACAAGGACCGATTCGTCCGATACGCCGCGCGGACCGCGCTCGAGCACCAGCCCATCGAACGCTGGCGGCAACGAGCGCTCGATGAAACGAACCCCGCCGCGTCGATCGAGGCGCTGCTCGCGCTCGCCCGGCTGGGAAGCGCCGACGACCAGCCCGCGCTAGTCACCGCTGCACTTCGGCTCGAAGACGAGTCCCTCTCGCCCCAGCAACGCCTGTCTCTCCTGCGTGTCTACCAACTCGCGTTTATCCGCCTCGCGCCGCCTGATGCGAGCCAGAAGCAGACGATGATCGATGCAATTGACCCGCGATTCCCCAGCAACCACGCAGACGTCAACGCCGAGCTCGCCCGGCTGCTCATCTACCTCGAAAGCCCGAACGTAATCGACAAGTCGCTCGCGCTCATGACCGCGCCCGGCTCGCCGCAGCCCCCCAACTGGGCCCACCTCGTCGCGCGCAGCGACCAGTACGGCGGCGCGATCGGTCAGATGCTCCACAACCCACCGCCCACGCGAAAGCTCAACTTCGCGTTCATGCTCCGAAACCTTCAGACCGGCTGGACCGAGGCCCAGCGACGCTCGTACTTCCTCTGGCTCAACCGCGCGATGCGCGCCGATGGCGGCAACAGCTACCGCGGCTTCGTCGACCAGATCCAGCAGCAAGCCCTGGACGCCTGCCCGCCCGCCCAGCGCGCCGCGATGGACGCCTACATCGCGACGCTGCCCAACCCCGACGCCAACGACCCGCCCCCCGGCGCGCCGCTGGGCCCGGGCCGTGCGTGGACCACGGCCGAGGCCGTCAACGCCGTCGAGGGCAAACTCACCGGGCGCAGCTTCGAGCGCGGGGCCGAGCTCTACCAGTCCGCGCTCTGCGCCCAGTGCCACCGCTTCGCCGGCGACGGCGGCGCGATCGGCCCGGACCTCTCGACCGTCAGCGGTACCTACTCGCTCAGCGACCTCATCACACACATCGTCGAGCCCAGCCGCGACATCACCGACCAGTACGCGCAGTCGATCGTCACACTCAACAACGGCGAAGAACGCGTCGGCCGGATTGTCCTGCAGAATGACGAACTCGTCCGTATCGCCACGAGCAACACCGACCTGTCGCAGACCATGGACCTGCCGCGCGGCGACATCGCCTCGATCGTGTTCTCACCCGTCTCGCCCATGCAGACCGGGCTGGTCGACCCGATGAACCCGGACGAGCTGCGTGATCTGATCGCGTACTTGATGTCCGCCGGCGATGCCGACCACGCGATGTTTGCCGAGTAA